The Mycolicibacterium flavescens genome has a segment encoding these proteins:
- the proS gene encoding prolyl-tRNA synthetase, family II: MSELFLRTLRDDPADAEVPSHKLLIRAGYIRPVGPGLYSWLPLGLRVLRNIERVVRDEMTAIGGQEILFPALLPRAPYETTNRWTEYGDGVFRLQDRRRNDYMLGPTHEEFFTMTVKGEYSSYKDFPLLLFQIQTKYRDEARPRAGILRGREFVMKDSYSFDVDDDGLRAQYLAHRDAYRRIFDRLGVRYVIVSAVSGAMGGSASEEFLAESEIGEDTFVRCLESGYAANVEAVTTAAPAPLPVDGQPEAKVHDTLDTPTIATLVDWANAALDRTVTAADTLKNVMLKTRVPGGEWELLGIGVPGDREVDDKRLGAALEPAEYALLDDADFARYPFLVKGYIGPKALLANGIRYLVDPRVVDGTSWITGADEPGKHVVGLVAGRDFVADGTIEAAEVRDGDPSPDGAGPLVSARGIEIGHIFQLGRKYTDAFEVDVLGENGKPVRLTMGSYGIGVSRLVAVIAEQHHDELGLRWPAEVSPFDVHLVIANKDAAAREGAEELASELDRRGIDVLLDDRTASPGVKFKDAELLGVPWLVVVGRGWADGVVELRNRFTGETREISVSGQHGGPAAKIAGALTSP, translated from the coding sequence ATGTCGGAGCTGTTCCTGCGCACCCTGCGCGACGACCCAGCCGACGCCGAAGTGCCCAGCCACAAACTGCTGATCCGCGCCGGCTACATCCGACCGGTCGGGCCCGGGCTCTACAGCTGGCTGCCGCTGGGGCTGCGGGTGCTGCGCAACATCGAACGGGTCGTCCGCGACGAGATGACCGCGATCGGCGGCCAGGAGATCCTGTTCCCGGCGCTCCTGCCCCGCGCGCCCTACGAGACCACCAACCGCTGGACCGAGTACGGCGACGGCGTGTTCCGGCTGCAGGACCGCAGGCGCAACGACTACATGCTCGGCCCGACGCACGAAGAGTTCTTCACCATGACGGTGAAGGGGGAGTACAGCAGCTACAAGGACTTTCCGCTGCTGCTGTTCCAGATCCAGACCAAGTACCGCGACGAGGCACGCCCGCGGGCGGGAATCTTGCGCGGCCGCGAGTTCGTCATGAAGGACTCGTACTCGTTCGACGTCGACGACGACGGGCTGCGCGCGCAGTACCTGGCCCACCGCGACGCCTACCGGCGCATCTTCGATCGACTGGGCGTGCGCTACGTGATCGTCTCGGCCGTCTCCGGGGCGATGGGCGGCAGCGCATCCGAGGAGTTCCTGGCCGAAAGCGAGATCGGCGAGGACACGTTCGTGCGGTGCCTGGAGTCCGGTTATGCCGCCAACGTCGAAGCGGTGACCACGGCCGCCCCGGCGCCGCTGCCCGTCGACGGCCAGCCTGAGGCCAAGGTCCACGACACCCTCGACACCCCGACGATCGCGACGCTGGTCGACTGGGCCAACGCGGCGCTCGATCGCACCGTCACCGCCGCCGACACCCTGAAGAACGTGATGCTCAAGACCCGCGTGCCCGGCGGCGAGTGGGAGCTGCTGGGCATCGGCGTGCCCGGCGACCGCGAGGTCGACGACAAACGCCTGGGCGCTGCGCTCGAACCGGCCGAGTACGCGCTGCTCGACGACGCCGACTTCGCCAGGTATCCGTTCCTCGTCAAGGGGTATATCGGCCCGAAAGCCTTGCTGGCCAACGGGATTCGCTATCTGGTCGATCCGCGTGTGGTCGACGGCACGTCGTGGATCACCGGCGCTGACGAGCCCGGTAAGCACGTCGTGGGCCTCGTGGCGGGCCGCGACTTCGTCGCCGACGGCACGATCGAGGCCGCCGAGGTGCGCGACGGTGACCCGTCGCCGGACGGGGCGGGGCCGCTGGTGAGCGCGCGCGGTATCGAGATCGGCCACATCTTCCAGCTGGGCCGTAAGTACACCGACGCGTTCGAGGTCGACGTGCTCGGCGAGAACGGCAAGCCGGTCCGGTTGACCATGGGCTCCTATGGCATCGGGGTGTCGCGACTGGTCGCCGTCATCGCCGAACAACACCACGACGAGCTCGGCCTGCGCTGGCCGGCGGAGGTGTCGCCGTTCGACGTCCACCTCGTCATCGCCAACAAGGACGCCGCCGCGCGCGAAGGGGCCGAGGAACTGGCGAGCGAGCTGGATCGGCGCGGGATCGACGTGCTGCTCGACGACCGCACCGCCTCGCCAGGGGTGAAGTTCAAAGACGCGGAACTGCTCGGCGTGCCGTGGCTCGTCGTGGTCGGCCGTGGTTGGGCCGACGGCGTCGTCGAGCTGCGCAACCGGTTCACCGGCGAGACGCGCGAGATCTCGGTGAGCGGCCAGCACGGCGGTCCGGCGGCGAAGATCGCGGGCGCGCTCACCTCGCCGTAG
- a CDS encoding hypothetical alanine rich protein — protein sequence MTSAEPTPTRPSEPADGALYDAIATEHATIYGYGIVSARSAPGDNWLVSKAMGEHRERREAGLQMLEDRSVAGPLPAAGYQLPMEVKTPADAAKLAVRMEEDAAVAWRAVVEQAGTEQERAFGVKALTQCAVMAARWSQLLGTTPVTVAFPGGNE from the coding sequence ATGACATCGGCGGAGCCCACCCCGACGCGGCCGTCGGAGCCCGCGGACGGCGCGCTCTACGACGCGATCGCCACCGAACACGCGACCATCTACGGATACGGCATCGTGTCTGCGCGCTCGGCGCCCGGTGACAACTGGCTGGTGTCGAAGGCCATGGGCGAGCACCGCGAACGCCGCGAGGCCGGGCTGCAGATGCTGGAGGATCGGTCGGTCGCCGGCCCGCTGCCCGCCGCGGGTTACCAGCTGCCGATGGAGGTCAAGACGCCCGCCGACGCCGCCAAACTCGCGGTGCGGATGGAAGAGGACGCGGCCGTCGCGTGGCGCGCGGTCGTCGAGCAGGCCGGCACCGAACAGGAGCGCGCCTTCGGCGTCAAGGCGCTGACGCAGTGCGCGGTGATGGCGGCGCGATGGAGTCAACTGCTCGGCACGACGCCGGTCACGGTCGCCTTCCCCGGCGGAAACGAGTAA
- a CDS encoding Tat pathway signal sequence domain-containing protein, with the protein MLASAAALALLGATAAACGTPPPPPEVDELAAQLDRARADSQLATDAAANERGPVVEALTAVAAERAAHAQALSDELVRLRGEQAPTSTPTSTTAEPAKPRTAKDAANALRVSASSAAELAAKLSGYRAGLLASIAAACTAAYTVALAEPEKPR; encoded by the coding sequence GTGTTGGCCTCGGCGGCGGCATTGGCGCTGCTGGGGGCGACCGCGGCGGCCTGCGGCACACCGCCGCCGCCGCCCGAGGTCGATGAACTCGCTGCTCAACTCGACCGGGCCCGCGCCGACAGTCAGCTGGCCACCGATGCGGCGGCCAATGAGCGCGGACCCGTCGTGGAGGCGTTGACGGCGGTGGCCGCCGAACGCGCCGCCCATGCCCAGGCGCTGTCCGACGAGTTGGTCCGGCTGCGCGGCGAGCAGGCACCCACGTCCACTCCGACCAGCACGACCGCAGAGCCGGCCAAGCCGCGCACCGCCAAGGACGCCGCCAACGCGTTGCGGGTCTCGGCGTCGAGCGCGGCCGAACTCGCGGCCAAGCTCTCCGGCTACCGCGCCGGACTGCTCGCATCGATCGCCGCGGCGTGCACGGCCGCGTACACGGTCGCCCTCGCCGAACCGGAGAAGCCGCGATGA
- the rimP gene encoding ribosome maturation protein RimP, which produces MTEHSAGLPSQNEVIELLDGEFARAGYEIEDVIVDPAARPPRITVVADGDDGLDLASIAQLSRTASALLDEVDAWSAPYVLEVTSPGVDRPLTAEKHYRRARGRKVELTLSGGSQLTGRLGEIRDGVVRLVVRTGRQATFSVRELPLDGIAKAVVQVEFSPPNPRELELVGQSGKEASA; this is translated from the coding sequence GTGACGGAGCATTCTGCGGGGTTGCCGTCGCAGAACGAGGTGATCGAGCTACTCGACGGCGAGTTCGCGCGTGCGGGTTACGAAATCGAGGACGTGATCGTCGACCCGGCCGCGCGTCCGCCGCGCATCACGGTGGTGGCCGACGGGGACGACGGCCTCGACCTCGCTTCGATCGCCCAACTGTCCCGTACTGCTTCTGCGCTGCTCGACGAGGTCGACGCGTGGTCCGCCCCCTATGTTCTCGAGGTCACCTCACCGGGTGTGGACCGGCCGCTGACCGCCGAGAAGCACTACCGCCGGGCCCGCGGCCGCAAGGTCGAGCTGACGCTGTCCGGCGGCTCGCAGCTCACCGGCAGGCTCGGCGAAATCCGCGACGGCGTGGTGCGTTTGGTCGTGCGGACCGGCCGGCAGGCCACCTTCTCCGTCCGCGAGTTGCCGCTCGACGGTATCGCGAAAGCTGTTGTGCAAGTTGAATTCTCGCCCCCCAATCCGCGAGAGCTGGAGCTGGTCGGCCAATCTGGGAAGGAGGCGTCGGCGTGA
- the infB gene encoding translation initiation factor 2 → MAGKARVHELAKELGVTSKEVLARLSEQGEFVKSASSTVEAPVARRLRESFGGGKKAAEKAKSEGNGSAAASTAAPAKSAAPAEPAKAPAPKPAAPAAEAPSAAPPAAAAAPPATPAAPPTRPGPTPGPRPGPTPGAPKPAPRVPRVGNNPFSSQQPVDRPMPRPQGPRPGPGGPRPGAPRPGGATPGNMPPRPPGARPGAMGRPGGPRPGPGGRGPGGGGGRPGGPGGGGGGGNYRGGGGGAPAGGGFRGRPGGGGRPGQRGGAAGAFGRPGGAPKRGRKSKRAKRAEYENMQAPVVGGVRLPHGNGETIRLARGASLSDFAEKIDANPAALVQALFNLGEMVTATQSVGDDTLELLGSEMNYKVQVVSPEDEDRELLESFDLTYGEDEGGEEDLEQRPPVVTVMGHVDHGKTRLLDTIRQANVREGEAGGITQHIGAYQVEVDLDGNVRPITFIDTPGHEAFTAMRARGAKATDIAILVVAADDGVMPQTVEAINHAQAAEVPIVVAVNKIDKEGADPAKIRGQLTEYGLIPEDYGGDTMFVDISAKQGTNIDALLEAVVLTADAALDLRANPDMEAQGVAIEAHLDRGRGPVATVLVQRGTLRVGDSIVSGDAYGRVRRMVDEHGEDVEEALPSRPVQVIGFTSVPGAGDNLLVVDEDRIARQIADRRSARKRNALAARSRKRISLEDLDSALKETSQLNLILKGDNAGTVEALEEALLGIQIDDEVELRVIDRGVGGVTETNVNLASASDAIIIGFNVRAEGKATELANREGVEIRYYSIIYQAIDEIEAALKGMLKPIYEERELGRAEIRAIFRSSKVGNIAGCLVQSGIMRRNAKARLLRDNVVVAENLTVSSLRREKDDVTEVREGYECGLTLTYSDIKEGDVIETYELVEKERV, encoded by the coding sequence GTGGCAGGTAAGGCCCGTGTACACGAGTTGGCCAAGGAACTCGGTGTCACCAGTAAGGAAGTTCTCGCTCGTCTGAGCGAACAGGGCGAATTCGTCAAATCCGCGTCCTCCACCGTGGAGGCCCCGGTCGCGCGCCGGTTGCGCGAATCCTTCGGCGGCGGCAAGAAGGCCGCCGAGAAGGCCAAATCCGAGGGCAATGGTTCGGCGGCCGCGTCGACCGCTGCGCCTGCCAAGAGCGCCGCTCCGGCGGAGCCCGCGAAGGCGCCCGCGCCCAAGCCTGCGGCACCTGCCGCCGAGGCTCCGTCCGCCGCGCCGCCCGCGGCGGCCGCCGCCCCGCCGGCCACACCGGCTGCGCCGCCCACCCGCCCGGGGCCGACACCCGGCCCCCGGCCGGGTCCCACGCCGGGCGCGCCGAAGCCGGCGCCACGCGTTCCCCGCGTCGGCAACAACCCGTTCTCCTCTCAACAGCCGGTCGACCGGCCGATGCCCCGTCCCCAAGGGCCCCGGCCCGGACCGGGTGGTCCGCGTCCCGGTGCCCCACGCCCAGGCGGTGCGACGCCCGGCAACATGCCGCCGCGTCCGCCCGGCGCGCGGCCCGGCGCGATGGGTCGCCCCGGTGGTCCGCGTCCCGGCCCCGGTGGCCGCGGACCCGGTGGCGGCGGTGGTCGTCCCGGTGGTCCCGGCGGTGGTGGCGGTGGCGGTAACTACCGCGGCGGTGGCGGCGGCGCACCCGCCGGCGGAGGTTTCCGGGGCCGTCCCGGTGGTGGCGGCCGCCCCGGCCAGCGCGGCGGTGCGGCCGGTGCGTTCGGTCGTCCCGGCGGCGCGCCCAAGCGCGGACGGAAGTCGAAGAGGGCGAAACGCGCCGAATACGAGAACATGCAGGCGCCGGTCGTCGGTGGCGTCCGCCTGCCGCACGGCAACGGTGAAACGATCCGGTTGGCCCGCGGCGCCTCGCTGAGCGACTTCGCCGAGAAGATCGACGCCAACCCGGCCGCGCTGGTGCAGGCACTGTTCAACCTCGGCGAGATGGTCACCGCGACGCAGTCCGTCGGCGACGACACGCTCGAACTGCTCGGCAGCGAGATGAACTACAAGGTTCAGGTCGTCTCCCCGGAGGACGAGGACCGCGAACTGCTCGAGTCGTTCGACCTCACCTATGGCGAGGACGAAGGCGGCGAGGAGGACCTCGAACAGCGTCCGCCGGTCGTCACCGTCATGGGTCACGTCGACCACGGCAAGACCCGACTGCTGGACACCATCCGTCAGGCCAACGTCCGCGAGGGCGAGGCCGGCGGCATCACCCAGCACATCGGCGCCTACCAGGTCGAGGTCGACCTCGACGGCAACGTCCGCCCGATCACGTTCATCGACACCCCGGGTCACGAGGCGTTCACCGCCATGCGTGCCCGCGGCGCGAAGGCCACCGACATCGCGATCCTGGTGGTCGCCGCCGACGACGGCGTGATGCCGCAGACGGTCGAGGCCATCAACCACGCGCAGGCGGCCGAGGTGCCGATTGTGGTGGCGGTCAACAAGATCGACAAGGAAGGCGCCGATCCGGCCAAGATCCGCGGCCAGCTCACCGAATACGGGCTGATTCCCGAGGACTACGGCGGCGACACGATGTTCGTCGACATCTCGGCCAAACAGGGCACCAACATCGACGCGCTGCTGGAAGCGGTCGTGCTGACCGCCGATGCGGCCCTGGACCTGCGGGCCAACCCGGACATGGAGGCCCAGGGTGTGGCGATCGAGGCGCACCTGGACCGCGGCCGCGGCCCGGTGGCCACGGTGCTGGTGCAGCGCGGCACGCTGCGGGTCGGCGACTCCATCGTGTCGGGCGACGCCTACGGTCGCGTCCGCCGCATGGTCGACGAGCACGGCGAGGATGTCGAGGAGGCGTTGCCGTCGCGGCCCGTGCAGGTCATCGGTTTCACGTCGGTGCCGGGTGCAGGTGACAACCTGCTCGTCGTCGACGAGGACCGCATCGCGCGTCAGATCGCCGACCGGCGCAGCGCCCGCAAGCGCAACGCCCTGGCCGCGCGCAGCCGCAAGCGGATCAGCCTCGAGGACCTGGATTCGGCGCTGAAGGAAACCAGTCAGCTGAACCTGATCCTCAAGGGCGACAACGCCGGTACGGTCGAGGCGCTCGAGGAGGCCCTGCTGGGCATCCAGATCGACGACGAAGTCGAACTGCGCGTCATCGACCGCGGCGTCGGTGGTGTCACCGAGACCAACGTCAACCTGGCGTCGGCCTCGGACGCGATCATCATCGGCTTCAACGTCCGCGCGGAGGGCAAGGCCACCGAGCTGGCCAACCGCGAGGGTGTCGAGATCCGCTACTACTCGATCATCTACCAGGCGATCGACGAGATCGAAGCGGCGCTCAAGGGCATGCTCAAGCCGATCTACGAGGAGCGCGAACTCGGCCGCGCCGAGATCCGCGCGATCTTCCGGTCGTCGAAGGTCGGCAACATCGCCGGCTGCCTCGTGCAGTCGGGGATCATGCGACGCAACGCCAAGGCCCGGCTACTGCGCGACAACGTCGTGGTGGCCGAGAACCTCACCGTGTCGTCGCTGCGCCGCGAGAAGGACGACGTCACCGAGGTCCGCGAGGGTTACGAATGCGGTCTGACGCTGACCTACTCCGACATCAAGGAAGGCGACGTCATCGAGACCTACGAGTTGGTCGAGAAGGAACGGGTGTAG
- the nusA gene encoding NusA antitermination factor, which produces MNIDMAALHAIEVDRGIPVGELVETIKSALLTAYRHTEGHAAEARIEIDRKTGEVKVIASEVDEDGNTITEWEDTPEGFGRVAATTARQVMLQRFRDAENEKTYGEFSAREGDIVGGVIQRDARANARGLVVVRMGSETKGSEGVIPAAEQVPGERYEHGDRLRCYVVGVSRGAREPLITLSRTHPNLVRKLFSLEVPEIAEGSVEIVAVAREAGHRSKIAVASRVPGLNAKGACIGPMGQRVRNVMSELSGEKIDIIDYDPDPAKFVANALSPAKVVSVTVIDEAARAARVVVPDFQLSLAIGKEGQNARLAARLTGWRIDIRSDAPPAGAGESDQDAARGAVGDR; this is translated from the coding sequence GTGAACATCGACATGGCCGCGCTACACGCCATCGAGGTCGACCGCGGAATTCCGGTGGGCGAGCTCGTCGAAACCATCAAATCCGCACTGCTGACCGCCTATCGACACACCGAGGGCCATGCCGCCGAGGCGCGCATCGAGATCGACCGCAAGACCGGCGAGGTCAAGGTCATCGCGTCCGAGGTCGACGAGGACGGCAACACGATCACCGAATGGGAAGACACCCCAGAGGGATTCGGTCGCGTCGCGGCGACGACGGCGCGCCAGGTGATGCTGCAGCGGTTCCGCGACGCCGAGAACGAGAAGACGTACGGCGAATTCTCCGCCCGCGAGGGCGACATCGTCGGCGGGGTGATCCAGCGCGATGCGCGGGCCAACGCCCGCGGCCTCGTCGTCGTCCGGATGGGCAGCGAGACCAAGGGTTCCGAAGGCGTCATACCCGCCGCCGAGCAGGTGCCCGGTGAGCGCTACGAACACGGCGACCGGTTGCGCTGCTACGTCGTGGGCGTCAGCCGCGGCGCGCGGGAACCGCTGATCACACTGTCGCGCACGCACCCGAACCTGGTCCGCAAACTGTTCTCGCTGGAGGTGCCCGAGATCGCCGAGGGCTCGGTCGAGATCGTGGCGGTCGCCAGGGAGGCCGGTCATCGCTCGAAGATCGCGGTGGCCTCGCGGGTGCCGGGACTGAACGCCAAAGGCGCCTGCATCGGGCCGATGGGTCAGCGGGTGCGCAACGTGATGAGCGAACTGTCGGGCGAGAAGATCGACATCATCGACTACGACCCCGACCCGGCGAAGTTCGTCGCCAACGCGCTCTCACCGGCCAAGGTCGTCTCGGTGACGGTCATCGACGAGGCCGCCCGCGCGGCCCGCGTCGTCGTACCGGACTTCCAGCTGTCGCTGGCCATCGGCAAGGAGGGGCAGAACGCCCGGCTGGCGGCCCGGCTCACCGGGTGGCGCATCGACATCCGCAGCGACGCGCCTCCTGCGGGCGCCGGCGAGTCCGACCAGGACGCCGCACGCGGTGCCGTGGGGGACCGGTAA